The genomic DNA TACCGGTTTTCGAGACCGGCTCCTTCAGCCACTCGGACACCTGTCCTGATGCGATTCGGCTGTGTTCCGGCGGGAAGTCTACATCGTCGCCGTCGACTTTTGCAGCAGCGGCCTCCCGCAGCGCCAAGTCTGGCGGCGAACGCGCCGAGCATGGCCCTGGAGAACCGGCAGCCCCGCATTTCGCCCGTGCAAGGATCAGGAGATCCCGGCCCCTCGGCTCCCATCTACAGTCAATTGAACCACCTACGGCTGAGGCCGGAGGTTGGCACCCGGATTGCCTCATGCGAGCCGCAACCGATGACCACGGCTATGAACGTCTCTCCCCCGGAGTCCTGAATGCTGCGGAAGCTGCTGCCGGCGATGGTACTCGCGCTGCTCACCCTGAGCGGCTGCGGCAAGGATAGCGGCACCCTCACGGACCCGGGTGGCGGTGGTGGTATTATCGGTGGCGGTGGTACCGGTGGCGGTGGCGGAGACCAGACCGGTGGCGACCCGGTGAGCAGCGACCCGGTGACGAACGGCGGCTGGCCCAACCCGGACGGCACCACGCCGACCCCGCAGCCCGTCGATACCACGGTGTTCACGCCCTCGGACAGCGGGACCGCCGGCAGCGGTGGGCTCAGCACCCCTCTTCTGTTCCAGACCTCCGGCGTCGCGCGCTACAATCTGGGCACCTGCGGAGCCAACGGGACGTGGACCGACCCGCAGGGGCACAAGTACGGTCCCCACAATCCGAACTGTTTGCTGTACTACAGCGATGGCCGGCTGGGCAACAACAACAAGGGCAAGTGTGTGTCCTCGTCCCAAGGATATGCCGGGCTCTGGCTGAATCCGGGGGGACATGCAACCCAGCCGTACAGCTCCAAGTGTCTCGCCACGGGCACGTCCACCCTCTCGCTGGCATTGGCTTTTCCGGCCCAGGCCGAGCTCTACACGGCGAACGACGGCTCGGGTGCTCGCATTCTCAACTTCAGCTCGAGCGACACCGTTCTGGCCCAGCTCGTCTACCACGGGCCGGCCGACGGGACCACGACCGGGGCCGGCGTCCTGGTCGGAACGGACACCTTGGTGCCGCCCAGGACCTGGTCCATCGGTTTCGGCCAGCCGGCGCTCAACTACAGCACTGGGGTCCCCAACGGTGATGTGATCGCCGAGCTGCAGGACACGGGCGTCGAAGTCGTGGCCTGCTCATCGGCGGTCGGATGCTCTCTGGTGACGCTCAAACTCTCGACGCCTTAGGCTGTCAGCCGGCGACGGCGGGGCCCACGCTGCCCGCGGACGGAGCTCCGCCTCGCCAACCAGGCTATCCCTGCAAGCCGATGCTGTCGGCAAACATATGATGCCGAGCTCGAGTTCTTTCTAGGTGGCTGCGTGACCCAGGGCCACGCCAGCGAGCCCCCCTCCCAGCACGAGCCAGGCCGAGTTGACCCGGTAACGCGTCAGCAGCACCCAGCTCACAAGTGCGATCGCGATGGTAAGCGGATCGACCAGCGCGGCCCTCGCCAGTTCCCAGGTGACCACCGCCATCAGCGCGAGCGAGGCGACGTTCACCCCGTCGAGCACTGCGCCTGCCGTCGAGGAGCGGCGCAGCCTGGGCACCAGTGGGCCGCTCAGCGCCACGAACACGAAGGCCGGCAGAAAGATCCCGACCGTAGCGACGGCCGCGCCGGGGGTGCCGCCCAGCACGAAGCCGATGAAGGTGGCGGTGCTGAATACTGGGCCTGGGGTGATCTGTCCGACGGCCACCGCATCGAGCAGCTGGCGCTCGGTGAGCCAGCCCAGCCGCTGCACCAGGTCCGCCCGCAGGAACGCCAGCAGGACGTAGCCGCTGCCGAAGAGGACCGCTCCTATCTTGAGGAACACCGCAAAGAGCGGCCACAGCGCAAACGGCGTGGCGCCGGCCGATCCCGAGGCGATCCCGGTCATCGTGAACGCCGCGGTCGATGACATCGCCGGTCGGTCGCGCAGGCGGGCACCGCCGGCCATGACCGCGCCCGCCAGCGCGAGAATAACCAGCTCGTGCACTCCGAGCGCTGCCGCGACCGTGGCCACGGCGCCGAGCATCACCAGCGCGCGAGTCTTGAGCGCGGTCCGCCCCAGTCCCCAGAGTGCCTGGACGATAACAGCGATCACCACCGGCTTGACCCCATACAGCACGCCGGCGGCGGCCGGGAGTGTGCCGAGCCGCACGTAGGCCCAGGCGATCGCGGTGACGATAAGCGCCGCCGGCAGAATGAAGCAGGTGCCGGCCACTAGGAGTCCCGGCCAGCCGGCGCGTGCGTGGCCGATGTGGATGGCCAGCTCGGTGGAGTTGGGCCCGGGGATGAGGTTGGTGGCGCCCAGGTAGTCGAGGAACGCGTCCCGGGTCAGCCATCTCCGGCGGCGCACGACCTCCTCCTCCATCATCGCGATGTGCGCGGCCGGCCCGCCGAAGGCGACGGTTCCGAGCTTGAGAAAGAGACCAGCGAGGGTCGTGAGGGAGGTGCGCTCCTGGCTCGGCTCGCGGATCAGGGGGCCCCTTCCAGTCGGAGTCATCGGTCGGTGGAGCTCGGCGCGACAGCCTCGCCGCCACCCACCGCCCGCTAGAGCGCCTCCCGCCTGCTCTGGAAGAACCGCTTGAGCAGATCGGCGCACTCGTCCGCCATGAGGCCGCCGACCACTTCGGGACGGTGATTCATCCGCGGATGGCGCAGCAGGTCGTACACCGAGCCGGCCATTCCCACCCGCGAGTCGTACGCGCCGAAGATGACCCGGCCGACCTTGGCGAGGACCATCGCGCCGGCGCACTGGGCACACGGCTCCAGCGTCACGTACAACGTGGCGAACGGCAGCCGGTCCTGCCCCACCTTGGTCAGCGCCCGGTGCAGGGCCAACAGCTCCGCGTGCGCCGTCGGGTCCCGACGCTGTTCCGTCTCGTTGTGCGCCTCGCCCAGGATCTCGCCCTCGGCGATGATCACCGCGCCGATTGGCACCTCTTCCCTCACGGACGCTGCCCGCGCCAGGCGCAGCGCGGCCTGCATTCCGGTCAGGTCGCTGGGAGAGGGCGTCCCTCTACGCACTGGCCATCTCGGGCATCGCCAGGCCCCGCGTCAGCCGGAGGTGGTCGCCCGCGCGCTCCACCCTGATCGTGTCGCCTTCGTGGAAGTTGCCCTCCAGGACCTCGAGCGCGATCGGATTCTGCAGCTCGCGTTGAATGACCCGCTTGAGCGGCCGGGCCCCGTAGACCGGGTCGTATCCCTGGACGGCGAGCAGCTCCCGGGCTTCCGGGGTCACGTCCAGCTTGAGGTGCCGGGCGGCCAGCAGCGCATCGAGGTGCCGCAACTGGATGTCCACGATCTGGATCAGGTCCTCGCGGCTGAGCGGACGGAAGACGATGATATCGTCCACCCGGTTGAGGAACTCGGGCCGGAAGTGGTTCCGCAGCTCGTCCCGCACCCGCTGCTCGACCCGGGCCCAGGCCTCATCACCTGTCTGCGCTCCGGCGTCCACGATGTACTGGCTTCCGATGTTGCTGGTCATGATGATGACCGTGTTGCGGAAGTCAATCAGCCGTCCCTGGCTGTCGGTGAGCCGTCCGTCGTCCAGAATCTGCAGCAGGACGTTGAACACGTCGGGATGCGCCTTCTCCACCTCGTCGAACAGCACTACGCTGTACGGCCGCCGGCGAACGGCTTCGGTCAGCTGCCCGCCCTCTTCGTAGCCGATGTAGCCCGGCGGCGCGCCGATCATCCGCGCCACGGAGTGCTTCTCCATGTACTCCGACATGTCGAGGCGCACCATCGCCCGCTCGTCGTCGAACAGAAACTCGGCCAGCGCGCGCGCCGTCTCGGTCTTGCCCACGCCGGTGGGGCCCAGAAAGATGAACGAACCGGTGGGCCGGTTGACGTCGCCCAGACCCGCCCGGCTCCGGCGCACGGCGTTCGCCACCGCGGTGACGGCAAGGCGCTGGCCGATGACGCGGAGTCCCAGCTCCGCCTCCAGCCGGGTGAGCCGCTCGCGCTCGCTCTCCAACATCTTAGAGACCGGAATGCCGGTCCACTTGGCCACGATCTCGGCGATGTCTTCCGCGTCCACTTCCTCCTTGAGGTACTTGGCCTTGGCCTGGACCTCCTGGAGCCGGCGCTGGTCCTCGTCCAGCTTCCGCTCCAGCTCGGGGATCCGGCCATACCGCAGCTCGGCCGCGCGTTGTAGATCGCCCCGGCGGGTGGCCTGATCGACTTCACCGCGGAGCCCCTCCACCTCGGACTTGATCCGCTGGATCTCGCTGATCGCCTGCTTTTCCGACTGCCACTGGGCCTTCATGCCCGCGCTCTGCTCCTGCAGCCGGGCGATCTCCTGCTCCACCGCCTCGCGGCGCTCCTTGCCGGCGCGATCCTTCTCCTTGAGCAGCGCCTGGCGCTCGATCTGCAGCTGAACGATGCGGCGTTCTACCTCGTCGATCTCCTGGGGGAGACTGTCGATCTCGATCCGCAGCCGGCTGGCTGCCTCGTCCACCAGGTCGATCGCCTTGTCGGGCAGGAAGCGGTCGCCGATATAGCGATCGGACAGCGTTGCCGCTGCCACCAGCGCGTTGTCGGTGATGCGAACGCCGTGATGCACCTCGTACTTCTCCTTGAGGCCGCGGAGGATCGCGATGGTGTCGCTCACGCTCGGCTCACCCACCAGCACCGGCTGAAACCGGCGCTCGAGCGCGGGATCCTTCTCCACGTGCTTACGGTACTCGTCCAGCGTGGTGGCGCCGATCACGTGCAGCTCGCCCCGCGCGAGCGGAGGCTTCAGCATGTTGCTGGCGTCCACAGCGCCCTCGGCCGCGCCCGCGCCCACGATGGTGTGCAGCTCGTCGATGAAGGTGATGTACCTGCCCTTCGCCTCGGTCAGCTCCTTCACCACCGACTTGAGCCGCTCCTCGAACTCGCCCCGGTACTTGGCGCCCGCCAGCAGCTGCCCGATGTCGAGCGCCACCAGCTCGCGATTGCGCAGCGACTCGGGGACGTCGCCGTTCACGATCCGCTGCGCCAGCCCCTCGACAATCGCCGTCTTGCCGACTCCCGGCTCCCCGATCAGGACCGGATTGTTCTTGGTCCGGCGGGAGAGCACCTGCATCACCCGGCGCACTTCTTCGTCACGGCCGATGACCGGGTCCAGCTTCCCGTTGCGGGCCATGTCGGTGAGGTTCCGGGTGTAGCGCTCGAGCGCCTGGTACTTCTCCTCTGGCGATTGATCGGTCACCCGGTGGGAGCCGCGCACCTCCTGCAGCGCCGCGCGGAGATGATCTGCCGACACGTTCTGCTCGCTCAAGAGCGAGCGTGCGGTGGTGCCCTTCTCGTCGGCCAGCGCGAGCAGCAGGTGCTCGGTCGAGACGTACTGGTCACCCAACTGCCGGGCCTCCGCCTCGGCCCGGTCGAATACCCGCTGCACTTCGCGGCTGAACGTGGGCTCCCCCCCGCCGCCGGCCTGAGTGGGGAATCGGGCGATTTCTCGGTCGGTGGCTTGCGACAGCGCCGTGACGTTGAGCCCGGCCTTCTGCAGCAGCGGCTGAACGACGCCTTCGGGTTGGGCCAGCAGCGCGGCAAACAGATGGGCATCATTGACGACAGGATTCCCCCGCTGCCGGGCGGCCTCGCCGGCATCGCGGAAGGCTTCCTGGGCCTTCAGGGTCAGTCGTTCTGGTCGAATCATGCAGAGCCTCGTGTTAGGTGCGGCCCCCGAGGGCAACCACCGTACCTGGAATCTCTGCCGATCTGGCAGTCAGCCCCGGCACAACGGAAGAGGGATAGCCCGGAAGGCTATCCCTCGTTTACTGCTGGCTGGTGACCTTCCGCTGGGCGATCATTTTCCGGGTATACCGCTCGCCGTCGACGGTGAGCTGGTAGTAGTACACCCCAGGGGTGGCCT from Gemmatimonadales bacterium includes the following:
- the tadA gene encoding tRNA adenosine(34) deaminase TadA → MRRGTPSPSDLTGMQAALRLARAASVREEVPIGAVIIAEGEILGEAHNETEQRRDPTAHAELLALHRALTKVGQDRLPFATLYVTLEPCAQCAGAMVLAKVGRVIFGAYDSRVGMAGSVYDLLRHPRMNHRPEVVGGLMADECADLLKRFFQSRREAL
- the clpB gene encoding ATP-dependent chaperone ClpB, translating into MIRPERLTLKAQEAFRDAGEAARQRGNPVVNDAHLFAALLAQPEGVVQPLLQKAGLNVTALSQATDREIARFPTQAGGGGEPTFSREVQRVFDRAEAEARQLGDQYVSTEHLLLALADEKGTTARSLLSEQNVSADHLRAALQEVRGSHRVTDQSPEEKYQALERYTRNLTDMARNGKLDPVIGRDEEVRRVMQVLSRRTKNNPVLIGEPGVGKTAIVEGLAQRIVNGDVPESLRNRELVALDIGQLLAGAKYRGEFEERLKSVVKELTEAKGRYITFIDELHTIVGAGAAEGAVDASNMLKPPLARGELHVIGATTLDEYRKHVEKDPALERRFQPVLVGEPSVSDTIAILRGLKEKYEVHHGVRITDNALVAAATLSDRYIGDRFLPDKAIDLVDEAASRLRIEIDSLPQEIDEVERRIVQLQIERQALLKEKDRAGKERREAVEQEIARLQEQSAGMKAQWQSEKQAISEIQRIKSEVEGLRGEVDQATRRGDLQRAAELRYGRIPELERKLDEDQRRLQEVQAKAKYLKEEVDAEDIAEIVAKWTGIPVSKMLESERERLTRLEAELGLRVIGQRLAVTAVANAVRRSRAGLGDVNRPTGSFIFLGPTGVGKTETARALAEFLFDDERAMVRLDMSEYMEKHSVARMIGAPPGYIGYEEGGQLTEAVRRRPYSVVLFDEVEKAHPDVFNVLLQILDDGRLTDSQGRLIDFRNTVIIMTSNIGSQYIVDAGAQTGDEAWARVEQRVRDELRNHFRPEFLNRVDDIIVFRPLSREDLIQIVDIQLRHLDALLAARHLKLDVTPEARELLAVQGYDPVYGARPLKRVIQRELQNPIALEVLEGNFHEGDTIRVERAGDHLRLTRGLAMPEMASA
- the chrA gene encoding chromate efflux transporter translates to MTPTGRGPLIREPSQERTSLTTLAGLFLKLGTVAFGGPAAHIAMMEEEVVRRRRWLTRDAFLDYLGATNLIPGPNSTELAIHIGHARAGWPGLLVAGTCFILPAALIVTAIAWAYVRLGTLPAAAGVLYGVKPVVIAVIVQALWGLGRTALKTRALVMLGAVATVAAALGVHELVILALAGAVMAGGARLRDRPAMSSTAAFTMTGIASGSAGATPFALWPLFAVFLKIGAVLFGSGYVLLAFLRADLVQRLGWLTERQLLDAVAVGQITPGPVFSTATFIGFVLGGTPGAAVATVGIFLPAFVFVALSGPLVPRLRRSSTAGAVLDGVNVASLALMAVVTWELARAALVDPLTIAIALVSWVLLTRYRVNSAWLVLGGGLAGVALGHAAT